Proteins from a genomic interval of Bacillus mesophilus:
- a CDS encoding DUF2179 domain-containing protein, whose amino-acid sequence MIESGLAMIIIILLINIVYVSFFTIRMILTLKGYRYYAAFLSMIEVVIYVVGLGLVLENLNEIQNLVAYAVGYGIGVIVGMKIEEKLALGYITANVITKDYNKDLPRQLREKGYGVTSWEAHGLEGDRMSLQILTPRKYELALYTTIKELDPGAFIISYEPKTIYGGFWVKNVKKGKLKNG is encoded by the coding sequence ATGATAGAAAGTGGACTAGCTATGATCATTATCATATTATTGATAAATATTGTATATGTTTCCTTTTTTACAATTCGTATGATCCTAACGCTTAAGGGTTATCGATATTATGCAGCCTTCTTAAGTATGATTGAGGTTGTCATTTATGTTGTAGGATTAGGGTTAGTGTTGGAAAACTTAAATGAAATCCAAAATTTAGTTGCGTATGCAGTAGGCTATGGAATTGGTGTTATAGTTGGGATGAAGATTGAAGAGAAGCTTGCATTGGGGTATATCACAGCCAATGTGATTACTAAGGATTATAATAAAGATCTTCCAAGACAGTTGCGTGAAAAAGGATATGGAGTCACTAGTTGGGAGGCTCATGGTCTTGAGGGAGATCGGATGTCACTTCAAATCTTAACTCCTCGAAAATATGAACTTGCTTTATATACGACGATTAAAGAACTTGATCCTGGAGCGTTCATTATATCTTATGAACCTAAGACTATTTATGGGGGCTTCTGGGTTAAAAACGTTAAGAAAGGGAAGTTGAAAAATGGCTAA
- a CDS encoding NETI motif-containing protein, translated as MAKKITKKKFHVEEHESINDCLERMEQEGYTPIRRMEEPEFHETVTDGVKDIQPCGRMIVFEGKLTEKDEQ; from the coding sequence ATGGCTAAAAAAATTACTAAAAAGAAATTTCATGTTGAAGAACATGAATCAATAAACGACTGCTTAGAAAGAATGGAGCAGGAAGGCTATACACCTATACGTCGAATGGAAGAACCGGAATTTCATGAAACTGTGACGGACGGTGTAAAAGATATTCAACCGTGTGGAAGAATGATTGTATTTGAAGGGAAATTAACTGAAAAAGACGAACAATAA
- a CDS encoding Hsp20/alpha crystallin family protein, with protein sequence MLNNHPYLKDFANWKDQFQGFFGDDFWKNFDGMFQNQLTQYNLYQGENELLCVVNIPGINKLDDIDLFVNQHVLEIEGKINLNYKGFKLIQEGIFQGNFKRNIELPYIVRDDRIEASYQQGLLIIHLHKQFPADGKKNKVAIKSVDE encoded by the coding sequence ATGTTAAATAATCATCCATACTTAAAGGATTTCGCCAACTGGAAGGACCAATTTCAAGGTTTTTTTGGCGATGATTTTTGGAAGAATTTTGATGGAATGTTTCAAAATCAACTCACCCAGTACAACTTGTATCAGGGTGAAAATGAACTGCTCTGTGTAGTAAATATCCCGGGTATTAATAAATTGGACGATATTGATTTGTTTGTAAATCAACATGTATTAGAAATAGAAGGTAAGATCAATTTAAATTACAAAGGTTTTAAGCTTATACAAGAGGGAATTTTTCAAGGAAATTTCAAGCGCAATATAGAACTTCCTTATATTGTGAGAGATGACAGAATAGAAGCAAGCTATCAACAGGGGCTATTAATCATTCACTTACACAAACAATTTCCTGCTGATGGGAAAAAGAATAAAGTGGCGATAAAAAGTGTTGATGAATAA
- a CDS encoding DUF3231 family protein, with product MHNVILSTSEMANLWTTYQNDTLATAVLPYFINNVEDEQIKDVLQYAITLSQQHLDFLKNLFTEEKFPLPVSFTENDYNHSAPRLYSDSFYLYYLKNMAFIGGNGYSLALGNSAREDIRNFFTNCVSESSNLYNRSVNVLLEKGLFIRPPQINLPREVDFVSKQGFLSGWFGERRPLTSIEIMNLFFNIERNDLGRALLTGFKQVVRSNEVKEFLTKGVQVASKHIEIFGSLLSEAGLPTPMVWNTLPTDSTTAPFSDKLIMFHSAALTAASTSHYGTSLGSSPRRDLGLHYTRLISEVLKYGEDGANIMINNGWLEQPPSALDREKLANGNINP from the coding sequence TTGCACAACGTTATTTTGTCCACCTCGGAAATGGCAAATTTATGGACTACATACCAAAATGATACATTAGCAACTGCTGTACTTCCATATTTCATAAATAATGTAGAGGACGAGCAAATAAAAGATGTTTTACAATATGCGATAACTTTATCACAACAACATTTAGATTTTTTGAAGAATCTTTTTACAGAAGAGAAGTTCCCTCTACCCGTTAGCTTCACGGAGAACGATTATAACCACTCCGCTCCAAGGTTATATTCTGATTCCTTCTATCTATATTATTTAAAGAACATGGCATTCATAGGTGGCAACGGTTATAGTCTCGCTTTAGGTAATTCAGCAAGGGAAGATATAAGAAATTTCTTTACGAATTGTGTTTCAGAATCGTCAAATTTATACAATAGGAGTGTAAATGTCCTTCTTGAAAAGGGCCTCTTTATCAGACCTCCACAAATTAATTTGCCTAGGGAAGTAGATTTTGTTTCAAAGCAAGGGTTTCTTTCAGGATGGTTTGGTGAGAGACGTCCTCTTACCTCAATCGAGATTATGAACTTATTCTTTAATATAGAGAGAAATGATCTAGGACGTGCATTATTAACTGGATTTAAGCAGGTTGTCAGATCCAATGAGGTAAAAGAATTTTTAACAAAAGGGGTTCAGGTTGCATCGAAGCATATTGAAATTTTTGGTTCTTTACTTAGCGAAGCAGGTCTTCCCACACCTATGGTTTGGAATACTCTGCCGACCGATTCCACAACTGCTCCCTTCTCTGATAAACTCATTATGTTCCATTCAGCTGCATTAACTGCCGCCAGTACAAGTCACTATGGCACAAGTCTAGGTTCTAGTCCAAGGCGTGATTTAGGTCTTCATTACACTCGGCTTATTTCTGAAGTACTTAAGTATGGTGAAGATGGAGCAAATATTATGATTAATAATGGTTGGCTTGAACAACCACCAAGTGCTTTAGATCGTGAAAAATTAGCAAATGGAAATATAAATCCTTAG